In Rhodamnia argentea isolate NSW1041297 chromosome 11, ASM2092103v1, whole genome shotgun sequence, one genomic interval encodes:
- the LOC115755929 gene encoding TOM1-like protein 5, producing the protein MASELVNTATSNKLTEMDWTKNIEICELVARDSGVSKDIIKTIKKRLQSKHSNAQLYAVMLLEMLMNNIGEPIHKQVIELGILPILVKIVKKKTDLPVRERIFLLLDATQTSLGGASGKFPQYYSAFYDLVSSGVRFPQRSLSLLSDNAPAQVVRRSSGHPTAEANKKSPSGREPASSGQDGFAQQSGTCSVSELSVVQKARNASEVLKDVLDAVDARHPEIAKDEFTLDLVEQCSFQKQQMMRLVMTSRDEKVVSQAIELNEQLQNVLARHDALLLGRSGTPASHVNYKEIEEEEDEQLFRRLRKGKSCVRPEDEEGIVQRPLDLFGSYVPGEIPYRPLILSPSSVVSGESNGQGPPVAIPPPPAKHVERVKFFEENKSDSSGAAGHMRGLSLHSRNASSSLSGSVYSSD; encoded by the exons GGTATCAAAAGATATTATTAAGACCATCAAAAAACGACTGCAGAGTAAACATTCAAATGCACAACTCTATGCAGTCATG TTGTTGGAGATGCTGATGAACAATATTGGAGAACCTATTCATAAGCAAGTCATTGAGTTGGGGATTCTCCCTATTCTTGTGAAGATAGTTAAGAAAAAG aCTGACTTGCCAGTACGAGAGAGGATATTTCTCCTTCTAGATGCCACACAGACATCCCTTGGTGGTGCTTCTGGGAAGTTTCCTCAATATTATTCTGCATTTTATGACCTTGTG AGTTCTGGAGTTCGGTTTCCCCAGAGGTCTCTGTCCTTATTGTCAGACAATGCTCCTGCACAAGTTGTGAGGAGATCCTCAGGTCATCCTACTGcagaagcaaataaaaagagTCCTTCTGGCAGGGAGCCAGCATCTAGTGGACAGGATGGGTTTGCTCAGCAATCAGGCACATGTTCTGTCTCTGAATTGAG TGTTGTTCAGAAGGCCCGTAATGCATCAGAGGTTCTGAAGGACGTACTTGATGCTGTTGATGCTCGACATCCTGAG ATTGCAAAAGATGAGTTCACACTTGATCTCGTGGAGCAGTGTTCTTTCCAAAAACAACAAATGATGCGTCTTGTGATGACTTCTAG GGATGAGAAGGTGGTTTCTCAAGCAATCGAGTTAAATGAGCAGCTTCAAAATGTTCTTGCACGACATGATGCTCTCCTCTTGGGTAGGTCTGGCACACCAGCCAGTCATGTTAATTATAAAGAgattgaggaagaggaagacgaaCAGCTTTTTCGAAG GTtacgaaaaggaaaatcttgtgTCAGGCCTGAAGATGAAGAGGGGATAGTGCAAAGGCCATTGGACCTGTTCGGATCATATGTTCCTGGAGAAATACCGTACCGTCCACTTATACTGTCTCCATCTTCAGTGGTATCTGGGGAATCCAATGGGCAGGGTCCACCTGTGGCAATCCCTCCTCCACCAGCAAAACACGTTGAGAGGgtaaaattttttgaagaaaacaaGTCGGATAGTTCTGGTGCAGCTGGACACATGAGGGGGCTGTCATTACATAGTCGAAATGCCAGCAGTTCACTTAGTGGAAGCGTCTATTCCAGTGACTGA